In Pseudoliparis swirei isolate HS2019 ecotype Mariana Trench unplaced genomic scaffold, NWPU_hadal_v1 hadal_130, whole genome shotgun sequence, the DNA window AGAGTGTCTTGGTTCAATCTAACATCCTACAGgaacaattacatttaaatgcatgGGTTATATTcactaaaactaaataaaactttATTCACAAAAAAATTAATGGGCCAGATACAGCAACTTATTTTTGCAATATTCTTGCAATAATTAGGAAATGTATAATGAAAATACGAAAAGAAAATTctcataataaaagaaaaaattggAACAATAATTACTTGCAGGCAGGAATGGAATACATGCTGCTTACTTCTAATGACAATACTTGAATTGGTTGATTTAGAAGAAAACAAGATTTTACAATTATAAAACAGTAACATCAGcttgttattgtttgtgtggAGCAACAGGAAAACACTCACAAACCATACTTACTTATTTTCTGCTTACTTACTTAATTCAATTGAAATTGTTAACACTGAACATAATGTATCGAAGTTGTTATATATTAAAGCAAATATTGAAATACCTTATGAAATGTATCTCATCTTCAGTATGCTGAATTTTAATTCTCCGAACCATAAGCCAAAACAATTAGTGATTTCATAGAACTTCCTGTTAGCCTAAAAAGACGACATTGCAGTAACACCAGTTGAATATTATTATAACTTAGGCTTTAATGAACACTTAAAACTTAaaggaataaaaacaacaaataaaaaccgaataactaaataaatatattaaattagtaaaagaaaattaaagttGTATGAGGAACCTCCATTATTCTCAGATGAAAGCAGTTTACCGGTGGAGGAGAAGGGTAATGCAACATTAAATCGGAAACATTCAGTGCTGCATCCAAGTCAGTAAAAAGATGGCCAGCGAGGAAACATTAAAACTTCTCTTGTGGAGGTTTATTAGAGGCCTTCAATGGAAAATACATTGTTAAAGCTGCTGTGAACTGCTTTTGACAAAGATCATATGGTGACAACAAACTCCTTGAGGTTGTGATGCTGACTGCAAACAAAAggtctgctgctgcttcattATCATCACATCCTTAGATACTGTGTCTTTGTTGAGGTAGCTTACAAGTGTCTGCTAGCAGCTTTACAGCAGTGGACTTGATGACTTAATGCCACAGAAATCCTTTGTGACTCAAAAGACGGTTAAGAGATTACCAGTGACCTAAAGCATATCTAAAAGGTAAGTTCAACAAATATCAATTGAACAAAGAGTCTTTAAGaatgtgaacattaaaaaatatgtaaaacaaaGTTTTTCATGGTGAAAGTAGATATTTTGAATGCAAAATGCTCAGAaacaaaatgttaagttgatTCTTTGGATCAGGCattttaatcaaaaatacatacaaatgtaaatatttcaTTAGCAATTTGTATAAGATCATTCAGGCAAGAAAAAAAGATACCATTAACACAAATAACATCATAATACAACATGTTTTAAGGAACAATATTGGAGTGGAATGATGTTATAACATTTTAGGTCAAACTACTTTTAATACCagcaatatataaataaacatatatacaaatattttaaaaaaaagaaattaacatCCTGAATAATCATCTAAATAAAAGCATCTAAACCAGAGTGTACCACAATAACATCGTTTTGCCTCAACAATCCTTCATTCTCATTGGAGTCACCGGTCTGTTTGCAAAAGGACTCTCACTGACGAAGTAATGAAAGTCCAAGGTGCTTGTTTATCTCTTTATGATTTTGTTCATACGTTGTTCTACTGTTTCTCTGTTATCCTTATTGAACATAAATTGGTTAAGAAGGAGCAGTGCAGTTATCAAGCTGCTTAGTTTCATCAGATGAAAATGTAAGTCCTCCTGATCCTATTAGAGGTAAAAGCAGCTAACGTGTGAATGCAAAGTGTCAGTTTACTGAGGGaagtggagagggagggagggagggaaggaaggaaggagggaggcagAAAGGGGGAGAGAAACGGTGATGGAGAAGGTAACATTCATGTGATTCTCTGGTTCTCTGCCATGCAAAAGCACACAGGCAGAAAGAGAGAACACactgctgtgattggctgatctTGAGAATGTTTCTATGGTAATGTAAAGTCAGGTGAGTGAGGTGAACGTCATTTTTAAATGGGAAATTGTTTTAGTTTATTTCAGTGTTGGAATTTCTAGAATAGTACCATTAAGTTAGTTTAAAGAGACCAACAATCAAATCAACATAATAATAGCTGCAATCATTATGTTGaaagaatacaatttaaatgttaTGGACAAATTAATTATATCAGAAGAATAACTTATAGAACAAACAGAAATTGTTTCCAGAAAAAGGTTTATACAAAATGAGGGATAAGGAGGATTTATTAGGATCCATTGAGGTCTCACCATGAAGGAAACCTGACTACTAAACTGACATACCAacatatgaggtcattttagGAGATTCAAACTCCATGTGCAGTACTTGCAACACATGATGGCGCTGTTGTGCCCCTCACCATTGTCTTTGGCTACTCAATGCTAGCTGCAGCAATGCATTGATGTTTTTTGGAGCTTCATGCGATCTGGTGTCGCACTACAAACAGTGTCAACAGACTTCAGACAGCGGCTGTGCATCGTCCTGTGGGGTCGACTACCAGCCACAACAATGTGTGGCTGACATtgtttcgtgtgtgtgtttgtgtttgtgatcaTGGCAACATGGGGTCCTTGGTTGACCGTGCAAGGTGCAGTAATTAGGATCCTCTGGGGATAATTGGTGTATGTACACACTTTCATGGTAATGGACCAAAGCAAAGTTTCGCATATATTTACGGATCCAACCGCGAAACCCTTCCTCATCAGCATTATGTGATGAGCAGTCACATAACGATCGTCTTCTCTCATCCACTAGATGAAAGGAAATCCAGTAGGAACTCCACCGGGCCATCTTGTGTGAAGGACACCATCAGGAGCgggaaaaaatgtgtgtgttacctgtccatcAGCCGCCAGTCTATTACCACCGCTGTGAGCTCAAGGATCCACAACAAAGATCAGCATCCAGAGGCAGACCTGGTCCCCTCCCGGCCCTCAGACCCAGGGCTGTGTTTACCCATCTCTTGTTCAAGTTTCTCTCTTAGTTTGTTAAACGCAGGTCTTCTGCATGGCTCCTGCTCCCAGCAAATCCTCATCAGCGAATAAACGACGGGGGGGCAGTCCTCTGGAGCCTCCATACGATAGCCCCCCTCcaacctctccttcacctccttcagagACTACATGAACAGGAGCAACGGGGGAAAAATATACACAGTCCTGATTGCTACATCAACAAAAGGCTCTTATCcgtactgtgtgtgtgaaatgaaacATGCGTGTCATTGCCTGTCTTATTATATAGATGGTAAAACCACAAATACtaattacagacacacacaaacttggTCTCTCTGCCAACACATAACACATTACCAGTTGTAGAGTttaattaacccttgtgttgccttagggtcattttgacccgaatcaatattacaccctccccccgccttaggattaatttgaccccattcaatgtttaatgtcggtgttctttcggtagtcaacaaacaaacataaagtgcctcacacttaaacttggaaaacaatattaattctaataattttctggaggttttaattgctggcgtcaaattgaacccaaagggtaaaatatgttagtaaatataaaggtaacaggagggtgaaacattgaatcgggtcaaaatgacccaaaggcggggggagggtgtaatattgattcgggtcaaaatgaccctaaggcaacacaagggttaaggggaTCACACACTTGATCCAAATAGATCaacttgtttatatatatctaattaGGAGGTAATCATCAGCATTTAAAAGGACACCACCCGGCGTAAGGTGCAAAAGACACACCCTAACTGTCCCTTCTATTCATGCTGTCTGATACTAATGTCGTCCTTGACCCGCCGGCTATGAAGTCTATGTATACGATGTagcttcctcatcctcttcctccatgcCAAAACACTTCATAAAGTagctaagaacaacaagattaCTTTTTCTAATTGTTACTCACAATGGAGAGTAAACCTCGAGCCTTGCTGACGCACTTCTATGATCTTGGTGATCTTTCCTGCTCAGACGGCTGAAGTCGATACAGAAGATGGCGCGCTAGAGACGAATCTGACCTGAAAGCCTGGTAGCTTTAAACTGACACACCGATGACTTGCTAAAGACGAATCCTGACATGAAACAGAGCGACCTTACCAGCCCGATACTCTTTCCTGTTGGCCACAGGACAAAGAGGAGAGATGAATCTGAAGTCttcattttttcatttgatATTCTTTAAATACGGTGCCATTTCTAAAAATCTGCTTTTTTATTGACTTTACAGATAGAAGATTGATTTTGTCTGATTGATTCAAAGGAATTGTTCAACTTAAACATAAAGGTGAGTTAATGAATGAGTTTAGGCATATTGTATTGACAGAGCCATGCTCGCTTCCCCTTGTCTCCAGTGTATTTGCTAAGCTAAGCTTCCCGTCTGGTTGCAGCACCTATGCATGCTGGGATTTATCAcccatatataaacacacacacacacacacacacacacacacacacacacacacatatcatgaGAGTATAACAGTGACTTGTTCTTGTGCTACTTACCATCTTAGGATAAGGTTGACGGCCGTAAGAGAAGATCTCCCACAGGAGAACACCGTAGCTCCAGACATCTGATTTTGTGGAGAATTTCTGCATCATGGGAGCAAATAtagaaacattaaaaacatggaGACGAATAAATCTTTTAGGGTTTATTTGTTGTTCTAAAAACAGGAAGAAATACATTCGGACAAACTCTGAAAGATATGCACCAGGTCCATACACAAACTTAGGCTACTCTTAATTGATGGATTATTACTGAAGCTATAGAGCAACTGCACacttgaatgtgtgttttatattataaACTTAAAGGTATGACTGTACTGTGATAAACACGTCAATGCTGGTCAATGTTAAATCTATAAAACTTGGCATTTCATGGGTGAAAATGGCTTTAAGCGCATCTAAAAAACGGTTTTAAATTAGATCTAATCTTGGGAAGCAAATCTTGAGATGGCGTTGACCGTTTAGGACTAAAGGAATGTTAACGCTCTCTAACCTCTCCCCACAGCATCTATGATTTTTACTTTTTCCATAACCACTGTGTAGTGTTGAGATCCCAGCACAAAGCAGTTCTCTCCCATCTGTCTGCTGGAAATTAAGCTTAGCAAAGTAGAGTGAATCAATGAAAATGATTATCTGGCTGACAAAGAGTGTGTAAATGAAGCATCAAGTTGTTTAATTGTAGCCTACTCACTTAGATGCTGGCTAATGTAAGCTTGCTAATTCCAATGTGTTTTCATGATAACACTGGTCACAGAAAATGAGGAAAACAGCTGGCTGGTGGGCAGCGGGGGAAGTTACACGTTAACCATTAATAGAGCAATATTGTAACTGTTATCCTATGTGAAATATTTGAGTAAATAGgtctcagagagacagagagatttcACACAGGggcagaaagagaaataaacaaaTCTCAGGATGAAGAGAAGGGACACTCTTCCAACCGACCTCTTTCTTCAGAGCTTCGGGGGCGGTCCATTTGACCGGCAGTTTGGCTTTATCCGACACCTTCGAGTCCACCTTGGTCAGGCCGAAGTCGCTGACCTTGGCCAGGCTGTCGTCAGAGACCAACACGTTACGAGCGGCCAAATCTCTGTGAACCAACTTCTTGGACTCCAGGTACTCCATCCCCTCACACACATCACTGaccacatacacatagacacacagacacacctgtcATTACAATGTTGTGCATGAAACTGTTGAACAAGCACAAACAGTGTAAAGTAGATATAGTTACTCTTAGTTTTTGCATCTATGAAACCAGCTGTCACACAATGTACTCACAGAGCAAAGCGGAGCAGTTGAACCGAGTTTACAACTGAGCGTCCTCTTGTCCTGAGAAAGTTGACAAGGTTTCCCtacaagacaaacacacacgcaaataAAACATAGAAAAAAATACTCAAACGGTTTTTAACATTTCTTAGTTAGTAGGCTATTATGAGAAATACTACATGAAGACAGAAATACAACAAGCAGCATTTAACCAATTGGTTTgcaattatttaatattttaatgtcACCTAAAGTCATTCTAAGACCAAACAACTACAACAAGCTTCTGCCTTGTGTCCTAATCATTGAACACAAGAGGAAGTCAGACTCTGACTTCCTAAAGTTGCTTCATTGGAAAACCCTCCCATCAGTGGTGGCTCCTAGTGGCAGCAGGCGATCTGTAATCGTTTGGATTTTTGGACTGAAGGTGACAtcctttacttttttatttattattttagaaaGTTGTCTTAGATTCAGGGGATGTTCAAAACCGAACatcacaataaaacacaataaataaaaacacagaaatatgAGCCTGCGACGCAAAGTCATTCACTCCGttaaaaaatatagaaattagATTTCACATAGCATACACATTTTGATACCCAAATTACAAGAAAACACATGATCAGTGCAAACCTGCAGATATCGTAACGCCTCACAACCCCAATAACTCTTGTAAACTAATAAACCCCACTGAACTTTCTATTCTCACTGATTTCTGGGGGCGAATTTGcactaaaatgtaaataaattcaTAGCTGGTGATTCCAGCTTTCGGTTCAGAAACACAGCACCAATCCATTATCTTGACGTCATTATTTTTGAGAATATTTATAGGCTTTCACTTAGTATATGTGATGATATTTTCTCCCTTGTTGTGGGATATAACGAGGCATCTTTAGGCATTCTTTTAAGTTTCCTAATTTGTATTGCTCCCGGTTTATTAAATTAACGGTACCTTAGTCATGAGCTCCGTGACGATATGAAGTCCTTTGTGAAGAATGACCCCCAACAATCGCACCAGGTTCTTATGCTGGAGCTTCCTGTATGGAGTGAATTCTCATTAAAGACACTGACAACAATAATTAAAGTTAGATTTGTAATGTAATTTGTTACATTTGATACATGAAATTTGTTACATTTGATTCAAAATGATATGATCACTTGTAGAATAAGCTAAAATTATGAATTTATTCATTGAGCAAACTCACTAAAACCAGGTTTTACTAGTATTGCATTCACAGCTCGTCAAAGTATTTTTCCAAAACGTGAACAAGTTAAATTGAGGAAGTCCTCAGACTCACGTCATGACTGTGGTCTCCTGCAGGAAGGCCTGGGCAGTGACATCACATTTAATGGTCTTTACTGCCACCCTCTGGCCCATATAGTCTCCTTCATAAACCGCTGGGTTGAGAAGCACACACAGTGTTGAGTGCATATGTACTAAGACAGACATATTGTTTTCTGGAaatgtttgatgacacctctcattataaatgttgtaatgTTGGAAACAAAGATAATAAGAGGAGTAaatcaatttttaaaaaagcgtACCACCAAACTCCCCTTCTCCGATGTTCTCTCCCAGTTTGAGCTTCGTAATGTCCAGCAGCCACCCAGCTGGAGAGGGGCGAGAGATGAACGGTGAACCTTACACCTTTACAAGCCTTcagaattattattgttttttattatatttaatctgTATGGATGCAGCTTTCTTGACCTCAGACTTACATTTGGACAGTTCCAACTCAGCTGACTTGGttccttgtttttgtttgggTTTCAGAAGAGTGGTAGCGATGGAGCCTTTGTTCTTTGAGTAGAACTGCAAAGAtggaaacacacaacaacagatGTTCAGTTATTTACAGCAGATGTTATTATATGTGATATTTGGCATGTTCATTCTCCACAGCCTGTGTAAAGGTCTGTGTAAAGGTTGCCACATACATACGTTATATGAATGAAGAGTCCATTCAATATTTCCTCTAGCTCTCAAGAGAATAATGAGCTCAAACTCTGACAAAGAGACATTAACATCTTCACAATACTCAGGAAACCACTTGAAGTAGTGTCAATCTTCAAGTGGTTTCCAGTCCGCCGGTCTGACTCAGGCGTGCAGCCATCTGCGGCTCGCTGATAAGAGCCGGCCATCTCTGTGGAACCTCATTGCAGCAGAGCGTCCGATGCTTCCTCACACGGACACAGGCCAAATACAGATACACCATAAAAGGGCGTTGTGTGTTTTCTGGTCTCCACTTCTTTTTGAAACATGAAAGATTTATTTATTGGTTTTCAGGCTGAGAAACCCCTTTGGACAAAAATACAATCCCCCGAACAGCAAACACAGGCTAGCACAACTGTAGAGTCACTTGATATGAGCCTGTGTGTTTGAGGTTGTGGAGCTTCCGAACTTGAACTTGACGAAGTTCACAATGGGAAATGTGGTGTGGTAATGTTGTTCCTGAAATCCCGAGTTATTAAGTACAGGTGTatctgtttaacccttgtgttgccttcgggtcaatttgacccgattcaatgtttcaccctcctgtcgccttcgggtcaatatgacccgattcaatgtttaaccctcctgttacctttatatttactaacatattttacccttgaggtcaatatgaccccagctattaaaatctccagaaaattattagaattaatattgttttccaagtttaagtgtgaggtactttatgtttgtttgttgactcccgaaagaacaccgacattaaacattgaatcgggtcaaattgacccgaaggcgacaggacggttaaatattgaatcgggtcaaaatgacccgaaggcaacacaagggttaaggacattagattagattagatattactttattcataCCCAGACATGttcatgaagcagcagcaaacatgtttacaaatctacaatacaataatatagcagagcatattacatttaagaatttaaatagaggaaatgaaaatgtaaaaataaaatagaatttAAAGTGTAAAGAGTGtatctaaagtataaagtgacagcggtgcaaggtttattgatgttcaATTTAAAggggatctggccagaggtgatttattatattaataatgcaCATTTAGTCTtgaagcaatatatatatatatatagccgcTTACCTCTATCATGTCAATGAGGTTGTAGAAAAACTGTGTGCTATCAATGGTCAGCTGCTTGTCCTGATAAATCACCCGGTAGTGGATAACACCTCCAgagacactgacacacaggacgTAGTCGCCGGGATGGCGGACAGACTCCCGAACCAGAAACAGGCCGTCCTCGGCCGGCTGCAGCTTGCACACCGCCTCTGGACCCGAGATCTTCCCATGAAACCAACTGGTGAAAGACAGCACACAgtgggccacacacacagaaaaggaaaacatCCGTCTCATAAGTTTCAAATACAGATGATCATTTTCTAACAAACAGGAGGTGTATCCATGTCAGTGGGTTCAGGCACCAGAGAAGGAAGTTGGAGTGATTAATACAGAGACAATGTTTGTGACAGCACATCCAAACCAcaccatttggtcacaagtgTAGTTTTCAACATTGACCAAGCAAACAGCTAAAGTTAGAAACTAATGTCTGTGTGTCACAGTCACACTGCTTGTGGGTAACCACATGTAAACATGGCTGCATCCTACCGATGTGAGATAGTCATGTCGCTCCTTCAAGCTCTCCTGGAGCAGCATGAAGGAGAACAAAAGTGTCaaaatgagaggaagaggagacctACGGCATAAGGCTGAGGCTGGGGTCAACGCGCAGAGCCTCTCTTTCACGCACATTGGTGGCATTTATGAGtccttcctctcctgaggtGTTGAGTCTGGCCTTGTAATATCCCTTCTTCTAGAAAAGAGCAAAGTATTGTGTCAAATtggaaaaaacaaatacaaaaattaacTGAGCAAACAGTTTGTGGCTATTTTTAAAACGTGACGGTACCGTGCTGGCATTAACGATCGTGAGGATGTCGCCTTTGTGGTAAGCCAGTTCTCCAGGTTTGGGTTTCCTGTGCTCCCCCTTGGCCACACACTGTGTACCTGCAGCCCAGTTCATCTTCAGCAGCAgaggaaattaaaaaattataatagtCAGACTTGACGAACCGGCTGGTCGTTTTAAACAACATATTATATCTGCAAAtgtttcattatatatatataaatatat includes these proteins:
- the matk gene encoding megakaryocyte-associated tyrosine-protein kinase isoform X4: MSLLNTELSSPPALLMEKMNWAAGTQCVAKGEHRKPKPGELAYHKGDILTIVNASTKKGYYKARLNTSGEEGLINATNVREREALRVDPSLSLMPWFHGKISGPEAVCKLQPAEDGLFLVRESVRHPGDYVLCVSVSGGVIHYRVIYQDKQLTIDSTQFFYNLIDMIEFYSKNKGSIATTLLKPKQKQGTKSAELELSKSGWLLDITKLKLGENIGEGEFGAVYEGDYMGQRVAVKTIKCDVTAQAFLQETTVMTKLQHKNLVRLLGVILHKGLHIVTELMTKGNLVNFLRTRGRSVVNSVQLLRFALLAKVSDFGLTKVDSKVSDKAKLPVKWTAPEALKKEKFSTKSDVWSYGVLLWEIFSYGRQPYPKMSLKEVKERLEGGYRMEAPEDCPPVVYSLMRICWEQEPCRRPAFNKLREKLEQEMGKHSPGSEGREGTRSASGC
- the matk gene encoding megakaryocyte-associated tyrosine-protein kinase isoform X1, which gives rise to MSLLNTELSSPPALLMEKMNWAAGTQCVAKGEHRKPKPGELAYHKGDILTIVNASTKKGYYKARLNTSGEEGLINATNVREREALRVDPSLSLMPWFHGKISGPEAVCKLQPAEDGLFLVRESVRHPGDYVLCVSVSGGVIHYRVIYQDKQLTIDSTQFFYNLIDMIEFYSKNKGSIATTLLKPKQKQGTKSAELELSKSGWLLDITKLKLGENIGEGEFGAVYEGDYMGQRVAVKTIKCDVTAQAFLQETTVMTKLQHKNLVRLLGVILHKGLHIVTELMTKGNLVNFLRTRGRSVVNSVQLLRFALDVCEGMEYLESKKLVHRDLAARNVLVSDDSLAKVSDFGLTKVDSKVSDKAKLPVKWTAPEALKKEKFSTKSDVWSYGVLLWEIFSYGRQPYPKMSLKEVKERLEGGYRMEAPEDCPPVVYSLMRICWEQEPCRRPAFNKLREKLEQEMGKHSPGSEGREGTRSASGC
- the matk gene encoding megakaryocyte-associated tyrosine-protein kinase isoform X3, whose protein sequence is MEKMNWAAGTQCVAKGEHRKPKPGELAYHKGDILTIVNASTKKGYYKARLNTSGEEGLINATNVREREALRVDPSLSLMPWFHGKISGPEAVCKLQPAEDGLFLVRESVRHPGDYVLCVSVSGGVIHYRVIYQDKQLTIDSTQFFYNLIDMIEFYSKNKGSIATTLLKPKQKQGTKSAELELSKSGWLLDITKLKLGENIGEGEFGAVYEGDYMGQRVAVKTIKCDVTAQAFLQETTVMTKLQHKNLVRLLGVILHKGLHIVTELMTKGNLVNFLRTRGRSVVNSVQLLRFALDVCEGMEYLESKKLVHRDLAARNVLVSDDSLAKVSDFGLTKVDSKVSDKAKLPVKWTAPEALKKEKFSTKSDVWSYGVLLWEIFSYGRQPYPKMSLKEVKERLEGGYRMEAPEDCPPVVYSLMRICWEQEPCRRPAFNKLREKLEQEMGKHSPGSEGREGTRSASGC
- the matk gene encoding megakaryocyte-associated tyrosine-protein kinase isoform X2, with product MSLLNTELSSPPALLMEKMNWAAGTQCVAKGEHRKPKPGELAYHKGDILTIVNASTKGYYKARLNTSGEEGLINATNVREREALRVDPSLSLMPWFHGKISGPEAVCKLQPAEDGLFLVRESVRHPGDYVLCVSVSGGVIHYRVIYQDKQLTIDSTQFFYNLIDMIEFYSKNKGSIATTLLKPKQKQGTKSAELELSKSGWLLDITKLKLGENIGEGEFGAVYEGDYMGQRVAVKTIKCDVTAQAFLQETTVMTKLQHKNLVRLLGVILHKGLHIVTELMTKGNLVNFLRTRGRSVVNSVQLLRFALDVCEGMEYLESKKLVHRDLAARNVLVSDDSLAKVSDFGLTKVDSKVSDKAKLPVKWTAPEALKKEKFSTKSDVWSYGVLLWEIFSYGRQPYPKMSLKEVKERLEGGYRMEAPEDCPPVVYSLMRICWEQEPCRRPAFNKLREKLEQEMGKHSPGSEGREGTRSASGC